The Actinomycetota bacterium genome has a window encoding:
- the dhaM gene encoding dihydroxyacetone kinase phosphoryl donor subunit DhaM — protein MTVGIVLVSHSPILAQGLAELLAQIGSEDVPLAVAGGASDGRLGTSVDLVEEAIVRADLGDGVVIIPDLGSAVLTVRTVLEGGNDHGAVLVDAPFVEGAVAAAVTAASGGTRDEVAEAARQARDVAKF, from the coding sequence GTGACCGTGGGTATTGTACTCGTGTCCCACAGCCCGATCCTGGCGCAGGGACTGGCCGAATTGCTGGCCCAGATCGGGTCCGAGGACGTCCCCCTGGCGGTGGCGGGGGGCGCGTCCGACGGCCGGCTCGGCACCAGCGTCGACCTGGTGGAGGAGGCGATCGTGCGGGCGGACCTCGGAGACGGCGTGGTGATCATCCCCGACCTCGGGAGCGCCGTGCTGACGGTTCGAACGGTCCTGGAAGGCGGGAACGACCACGGCGCCGTGCTGGTGGACGCCCCCTTCGTGGAGGGGGCCGTGGCGGCCGCGGTCACGGCGGCGTCGGGCGGGACCCGGGACGAGGTGGCCGAAGCGGCCAGGCAGGCGCGCGATGTCGCCAAGTTCTGA
- a CDS encoding HPr family phosphocarrier protein: protein MSPSSERTVLLPADLHARPAGQLSRVAAGFGSRPITLIAGGKEVDARSVLLVMQLGATKGTEVTVRAVGDDAEQAVETLAGMLAAVTPVDASA, encoded by the coding sequence ATGTCGCCAAGTTCTGAGCGAACGGTCCTGCTCCCCGCCGACCTGCACGCCAGGCCGGCCGGGCAGCTGTCCCGGGTCGCGGCCGGATTCGGCTCCAGGCCGATCACCCTCATCGCGGGCGGCAAGGAAGTGGATGCCCGCAGCGTCCTGCTGGTGATGCAGCTCGGGGCCACCAAGGGGACCGAGGTCACGGTTCGCGCCGTCGGCGACGACGCCGAGCAGGCCGTGGAGACCCTGGCGGGGATGCTCGCGGCGGTCACCCCGGTGGACGCGTCGGCCTAG